In Qipengyuania psychrotolerans, one DNA window encodes the following:
- a CDS encoding acyl-CoA thioesterase: protein MSAKPFAFPIKVIPADIDFMGHVNNARYLNWVQDAVLAHWNKIAPAEEVASKAWVALKHEITYRRPAFLHDDVIASTVLEKVQGARAFYSTVIQRGEDVLAEVKSAWCCIDSTTLRPARLQKEVVKFFFPD from the coding sequence ATGTCAGCAAAACCATTCGCCTTTCCAATCAAAGTGATTCCCGCCGATATCGATTTCATGGGGCACGTGAACAACGCGCGCTATTTGAACTGGGTGCAGGATGCCGTGCTTGCGCACTGGAACAAGATCGCTCCCGCTGAAGAAGTGGCGAGCAAGGCGTGGGTCGCGCTGAAGCACGAAATCACTTATCGGCGCCCCGCGTTTCTCCATGACGATGTGATCGCGAGCACCGTTCTGGAAAAGGTGCAGGGCGCCCGCGCATTCTACTCGACAGTAATCCAGCGCGGCGAAGATGTTCTGGCCGAAGTGAAGAGCGCATGGTGCTGCATCGATTCCACGACACTGAGGCCGGCGCGCCTCCAGAAGGAAGTCGTCAAGTTCTTCTTCCCGGACTAG
- a CDS encoding fatty acid desaturase, which yields MVAARNINRSKPGASWQAFVGLLLASAIFGGWLAIHLFAMFVFELSWSTLPLAVAIALLQCWLSVGLFIVSHDAMHGSLVPGGGRINGVIGGALLFLYAGFGWRKMRDAHFAHHKSPGSADDPDFSADHPTRFWPWYATFLKRYFGWQSALFVSSVVIIYWLVLNVPVEKIVLLYGAPAIASSIQLFYFGTFRPHRHGEDSFVDRHNARSDTFGSLASLASCFHFGYHHEHHLAPHVPWWGLPAERRKSSQTELPK from the coding sequence ATGGTCGCAGCCCGTAACATCAACCGATCCAAACCAGGCGCGAGCTGGCAGGCCTTTGTCGGCCTGCTGCTTGCCTCGGCGATATTTGGCGGCTGGCTTGCGATCCATCTTTTCGCGATGTTCGTATTCGAGCTTTCGTGGAGCACGCTGCCGCTCGCGGTCGCAATTGCGCTGTTACAGTGCTGGCTCTCGGTCGGGCTTTTCATTGTCAGCCATGACGCGATGCACGGCTCTCTGGTTCCGGGGGGCGGGCGGATCAACGGCGTGATCGGCGGCGCGCTACTGTTCCTGTATGCCGGTTTTGGCTGGCGCAAGATGCGCGATGCCCATTTCGCGCACCACAAGTCACCCGGGTCAGCCGACGATCCCGATTTCAGTGCCGATCATCCGACGCGGTTCTGGCCGTGGTATGCCACTTTCCTGAAGCGATATTTCGGCTGGCAATCCGCCCTGTTCGTCAGTTCCGTAGTGATCATCTACTGGCTCGTGCTGAACGTGCCGGTCGAAAAAATCGTCCTTCTCTACGGCGCTCCTGCTATCGCGTCATCGATCCAGCTGTTCTACTTCGGCACGTTCCGCCCCCATCGCCACGGTGAAGATTCGTTTGTGGATCGCCACAATGCGCGCAGCGATACCTTCGGGAGCCTTGCATCTCTCGCCAGCTGTTTCCATTTCGGGTATCATCACGAACATCATCTGGCACCGCATGTCCCTTGGTGGGGATTGCCTGCCGAACGCCGCAAGTCGTCGCAAACCGAGCTGCCGAAATGA
- a CDS encoding sterol desaturase family protein has product MSLPAILLTIFLSIVGMELFAWWAHKYVMHGWGWGWHRDHHEPHDHKLEKNDLYAVTFGTIVFAMFAIGYVWSDLLWWTAFGITCYGLIYTFVHDGLVHQRYFRWVPKKGYAKRLVQAHKLHHATIGKEGGVSFGFVIARDPAKLKAELKRQKAAGIAVVRESAGA; this is encoded by the coding sequence ATGAGCCTGCCTGCTATCCTTCTCACGATATTCCTGTCCATCGTAGGGATGGAACTGTTTGCCTGGTGGGCGCACAAGTACGTCATGCATGGCTGGGGGTGGGGATGGCACCGCGACCATCACGAACCGCATGACCACAAGCTGGAAAAGAACGACCTGTATGCCGTGACGTTCGGCACGATAGTCTTCGCCATGTTTGCCATCGGCTATGTGTGGTCAGACCTGCTTTGGTGGACCGCCTTCGGCATCACTTGCTATGGGCTGATCTACACTTTCGTGCACGATGGCCTGGTCCATCAGCGTTATTTCCGGTGGGTGCCCAAGAAGGGTTATGCCAAGCGTTTGGTGCAGGCACACAAGCTGCACCATGCGACCATCGGCAAGGAAGGCGGGGTCAGCTTCGGTTTCGTCATCGCCCGCGATCCGGCCAAGTTGAAGGCGGAACTCAAACGGCAGAAAGCGGCTGGAATAGCCGTCGTACGCGAAAGCGCCGGAGCCTGA
- a CDS encoding YqaE/Pmp3 family membrane protein, which produces MAILILIATILLPPLGVAAKHGLGKTTLINLVLTLLGFIPGLIHGLYVNYAR; this is translated from the coding sequence ATGGCAATTCTCATTCTCATCGCGACCATCCTGCTTCCCCCGCTCGGCGTTGCAGCCAAGCACGGGCTTGGCAAGACCACGCTGATCAATCTCGTGCTGACGCTGCTCGGGTTTATTCCGGGTCTGATCCACGGACTTTACGTGAACTACGCGCGGTAA
- a CDS encoding YbaN family protein — protein MRRHFYRACGFLFVGLGAVGAFLPIMPTVPFLLLAVYFFARSSPELEQKILDHPSWGPQVRDWRERRAISRRAKTTAIGAMSIGAVVTWYTLGEPWYYISIAILVIAGTWIATRNE, from the coding sequence ATGCGCCGGCATTTCTACCGAGCGTGCGGCTTCCTGTTCGTCGGACTTGGCGCTGTCGGCGCCTTCCTGCCGATCATGCCGACGGTCCCCTTCCTGCTCCTGGCAGTCTATTTCTTCGCGCGGTCCAGCCCCGAGCTTGAGCAAAAAATCCTCGATCATCCGTCGTGGGGGCCGCAGGTCCGCGATTGGCGCGAAAGGCGGGCGATAAGCCGGCGCGCGAAAACCACGGCGATTGGGGCCATGAGTATCGGCGCTGTGGTCACCTGGTATACGCTAGGCGAGCCGTGGTATTACATCTCGATCGCGATCCTGGTGATCGCCGGGACCTGGATTGCCACGCGCAACGAATAG
- a CDS encoding SufE family protein: MRTLSDIAEEYDFLEGDERYRLLIELGRDLEPMPDPLKTDATLVRGCSAAVWVYPTVEAGKLHFLADSNAAITKGIIALVIAAVQDKQAEEVASMDITAALEPFDLKNQLSSNRTQGVPNMIGLVKEHAARIAAA, from the coding sequence ATGCGAACACTTTCCGATATTGCAGAAGAATATGACTTTCTCGAAGGCGATGAACGGTATCGCCTGCTGATTGAACTTGGCCGCGATCTGGAGCCCATGCCCGACCCGCTCAAGACTGATGCAACGCTGGTGCGCGGTTGTTCGGCCGCAGTCTGGGTTTATCCCACAGTCGAAGCGGGCAAGCTGCATTTCCTCGCTGACAGCAACGCTGCGATTACCAAGGGCATAATCGCGCTGGTCATCGCTGCCGTCCAGGACAAGCAGGCCGAAGAAGTTGCGTCGATGGACATCACTGCAGCGCTCGAACCCTTCGACCTCAAAAACCAGCTCTCCAGCAACCGGACACAGGGCGTGCCCAATATGATCGGCCTGGTGAAAGAGCATGCGGCGCGAATAGCCGCTGCTTAA
- the pspC gene encoding envelope stress response membrane protein PspC: MNSPRTTLYRDKQNAKLMGVCSGIADYTGVNAFWVRLGFLGLTFMTGGSTIPFYFIAGILLNKKPAHLYSEPEEQRYWQRVRQSPKRTAREIRGRMKDIDRRLADVETFYVSSNPRLNAEIERLR, encoded by the coding sequence GTGAACTCCCCCCGCACCACTCTCTATCGTGACAAGCAGAATGCCAAACTGATGGGCGTTTGCTCGGGCATCGCGGACTATACCGGCGTCAACGCTTTCTGGGTGCGCCTCGGGTTCCTTGGCCTGACATTCATGACCGGCGGTTCGACCATCCCGTTCTACTTCATTGCCGGGATCCTGTTGAACAAGAAGCCCGCTCATCTGTACTCCGAACCGGAAGAGCAGCGCTATTGGCAGCGTGTTCGCCAGAGCCCGAAGCGGACAGCCCGCGAAATCCGCGGCCGCATGAAGGACATTGATCGCCGCCTGGCCGACGTTGAAACCTTCTATGTCAGCAGCAATCCGCGCTTGAACGCCGAAATCGAGCGCCTGCGCTAA
- the pspB gene encoding envelope stress response membrane protein PspB, whose amino-acid sequence MDEIFAIVAIFIALPWIILHYITKWKTSATITTDDEALLEELYNLAKRLDDRMDTVERLVASDNPEFRPARLVHDSEKDNEQLRELEQLIAEKKGAAK is encoded by the coding sequence GTGGACGAAATTTTTGCAATCGTAGCGATCTTTATCGCGCTGCCGTGGATCATCCTCCACTACATTACCAAGTGGAAGACTTCCGCCACGATCACCACCGATGACGAAGCCTTGCTCGAGGAACTCTACAACCTCGCCAAGCGCCTCGATGACCGGATGGATACGGTCGAGCGCCTGGTCGCTTCCGACAACCCCGAATTCCGCCCCGCCCGCCTCGTGCATGACAGCGAGAAGGACAATGAACAGCTGCGCGAACTCGAACAGCTGATCGCCGAGAAAAAAGGAGCAGCAAAGTGA
- the pspA gene encoding phage shock protein PspA, which translates to MARIDREAQRARDWTNPDAVNTKISEFFSTGAPLMGIFSRTRDIVAANFNDMLDKADDPQKMIRMIILEMEETLVEVRASAARTIADQKEMHRHTIKLDKLEADWGEKAQLALSKDREDLARAALVEKKKASGMSEQLKQEIAVLDDALRAYEQDIQKLQNRLREARSRQTAIAARLESAENRVKLRSLMTEDRVDDALSRFDQLERRVDYAEGRAEALSISDGSKQPSLSDEIAALEGADAIDDELEQMKKALGKSDAKKED; encoded by the coding sequence CTGGCGCGGATCGATCGCGAAGCCCAGCGGGCGCGCGATTGGACCAATCCCGACGCAGTGAATACAAAGATCAGTGAGTTCTTTTCAACCGGAGCACCCTTGATGGGCATTTTTAGCCGAACCCGTGATATCGTCGCCGCGAACTTCAACGACATGTTGGACAAGGCGGACGACCCTCAGAAGATGATCCGCATGATCATCCTCGAGATGGAAGAAACGCTGGTCGAAGTCCGTGCCAGCGCGGCGCGCACCATTGCCGACCAGAAAGAAATGCACCGCCACACAATCAAGCTGGACAAGCTTGAAGCCGATTGGGGCGAAAAGGCCCAGCTCGCCCTGTCGAAGGACCGCGAAGACCTGGCCCGCGCCGCACTGGTCGAAAAGAAGAAAGCTTCCGGCATGTCGGAACAGCTCAAACAGGAAATCGCAGTGCTCGATGATGCGCTGCGTGCCTATGAGCAGGACATCCAGAAGCTGCAGAACCGCCTGCGCGAAGCTCGCAGCCGCCAGACCGCCATCGCTGCGCGTCTCGAAAGCGCCGAGAACCGCGTCAAGCTGCGCAGCCTGATGACTGAAGACCGTGTCGATGATGCGCTGAGCCGCTTCGACCAGCTGGAACGCCGCGTAGATTACGCCGAAGGCCGCGCCGAAGCGCTGTCCATCTCCGATGGCAGCAAGCAGCCCAGCCTGTCCGACGAGATTGCCGCGCTCGAAGGCGCCGATGCAATCGACGACGAACTCGAGCAGATGAAAAAGGCGCTCGGCAAGTCCGACGCCAAGAAGGAGGACTGA
- the pspF gene encoding phage shock protein operon transcriptional activator → MERENQFIGQSGAFLDAVERTSRAAPMRRPVLVIGERGTGKELIAERLHRLSTRWDEALVTMNCAALPETLIEAELFGHEAGAFTGATKTRAGRFEEADRGTLFLDELGTLSMGAQERLLRAVEYGEVTRIGSSRPMRVDVRIVAATNEDLPAKAERGEFRADLLDRLSFEVITLPPLRVREGDIAVLADYFGRRMGAELGWERWPGFSDHVNEELENHPWPGNVRELRNVVERAVYRWDNWESPIGHAQFDPFDSPWKPVSPPTPQSRPQAPAAAASEGAQPDLDGIDDLRAAVDAHERKIVEHCLGKHRWNQRQTAKALGLSYDQLRHAIKKHGLADDS, encoded by the coding sequence ATGGAGAGGGAAAATCAGTTTATCGGGCAGTCCGGCGCATTCCTCGACGCGGTCGAGCGGACCAGCCGTGCAGCCCCCATGCGGCGGCCGGTCCTGGTGATCGGAGAGCGCGGAACGGGCAAGGAACTCATTGCAGAACGTCTGCACCGTCTTTCAACCCGGTGGGACGAGGCGCTCGTCACCATGAACTGTGCCGCGCTACCCGAAACCCTCATTGAAGCCGAATTATTCGGTCATGAGGCGGGTGCCTTCACAGGCGCTACCAAAACCCGCGCTGGAAGGTTTGAAGAAGCCGACAGGGGTACGCTATTCCTCGACGAACTGGGTACATTGTCGATGGGCGCACAAGAGCGCCTGCTGCGGGCTGTCGAATATGGCGAGGTGACGCGGATTGGCTCGTCCCGTCCGATGCGGGTCGATGTGCGGATCGTGGCGGCAACCAATGAAGACCTGCCCGCCAAGGCGGAGCGCGGCGAGTTTCGGGCCGATTTGCTCGACCGTCTAAGTTTTGAAGTCATCACTCTTCCTCCGCTACGTGTGCGAGAAGGCGATATCGCCGTGCTCGCTGATTACTTTGGCCGGCGCATGGGCGCTGAACTCGGCTGGGAGCGTTGGCCCGGCTTCAGCGATCATGTGAACGAGGAGCTGGAGAACCACCCATGGCCCGGCAACGTGCGTGAATTGCGCAATGTCGTGGAGCGGGCGGTCTACCGCTGGGACAATTGGGAGAGCCCCATCGGTCATGCCCAGTTCGATCCGTTCGACAGTCCGTGGAAGCCGGTCTCGCCGCCCACGCCGCAGTCGCGGCCCCAGGCTCCTGCAGCCGCCGCTTCTGAAGGCGCGCAGCCCGATCTGGATGGCATTGATGATTTGCGGGCAGCGGTCGACGCTCATGAGCGAAAGATCGTCGAGCATTGCCTGGGCAAGCATCGCTGGAACCAGCGCCAGACCGCCAAGGCGCTCGGGCTGAGCTACGATCAGCTTCGCCATGCGATCAAGAAGCACGGGCTGGCCGACGACAGCTAG